ACGCCAGGtacaagccccgtctgcaacctataccacagctcacggcaacgccagattcttaatccactaagcaaggctagaaattgaatctgcaacctcatggatactagtcagatttttttctgctgagccatgatgggaactcccaatattctttttttttcacatatatgtcAGCATCTTTCCATTTTAGTAAGTGTATACATGAATCGTTATTTTTGATAACTGCATGGAATTTCACaacttaaatttatttctcatttttacctgatttaatatataattctttgggagttcccgtcgtggcgcagtggttaatgaacccgactaggaaccatgaggttgcgggttcaatccctggccttgatcagtgggttaaggatccagcattgccgtgacctgtggtgtaggtcgcagacacggcttggatcctgtgtttctgtggctccggcataggccagcggctacagtgctgattagacccctagcctcggaacctccatatgccgtgggtgcggccctagaaaataccaaaaaaaataaaataaaatacatatatatatatatgtatatatgtatatttctttgaACATTCTTATATATTACCTTTGTAAACCTTCAGAGCAGAGTCTCCATTGACTCcctagtacctggcacatagtatgtactcaaacatttttttgaataaatgaaaagaacaagTTATTGATAAGTATATTAGTTCAGTGTTTTCTagaaataggattgctggattaaagGGTAcacatactggagttcctgtcgtggttcagtgaaaactaatctgattagcatccatgaggtcgcaggtttgatccctggtcttgctcagtgcattaaggatccagcgttgccgtgatctgtggtgtaggttgcagatgtggctcggatctggcgttgctgtggcgtaggccagaagctgtaactccaattcaactcctagcctggaaacttccatatgttgcgagtgtgaccctaaaagaccaaaaaaaaaaaaaaaaaagatacacatatttACTTTCAGACACACTGCCAAATTGACCTTtccacaacaaaggaaaccattaaacaaaatgaaaagacaacttaaggaatgggagaaaatagttgcaaaagatgaatggacaaggaccttaaaatcttcaaaaagcacaaacaactcatacaactcaacaaccaaaaaataaccTAATGgaagaatgggcagaagacctaaataggcatttttctaaggaaggcatacaaatggccagtaggcatatgaaaaaatgctcaccatctctattagagaaatgcaaatcaaaactccaatgaggtaccacctcacattggtgagaatggccatcattaataagtctacaaataaaccctggagagggtgtggagaaaagggtaccctcctacactgttggtgggaatgtaaactggtacaaccactatggaaaacagtatagagattcctcatgAAACTAAATATTGAATTTACAGTGTAACTGAATTAATAAtcatattataaatgtataagtGTAGTGATTATGCTGAAACATCTTTTTTCCCATTggttagctatttttatttttctgaagattGTGTTTCTCACAACATAGGCAGAAGAAAACCTCGGTATGGTGATGATCTTTACTTTAGTGACAGCTgtgcaagaaaaattaaatgaaatagtagatcaaataaaaactagaagagaagaagaaaagaaacaaaaagaaaaagaagcagaggaagCTGAAAAGGTGTATTTAAAAATCCTGTTTTCTTCCATTATTCTTTAAATCTgtattctttctctgtttttctttctttctcttcctttctttctttctttctttctttctttctttctttctttctttctttctttctttctttctttctttctctttccttccttccttccttccttccttccttccttccctccttccttccttctttccttccttcctcccttcctccctccctccctcccttccttccttccttccttccttccttgtttttgcttttggataTATCAGTAATTTTGGGGGGAAATCACCAAAATAAGTTCAAGTAAATTTTAATAAAGCTTTACTAAGTAAAGTATTAGGAAATCCCTCATTTACTTGGTGACACAGCATAGTAGTGATTAATAATCCCATTAGTTAATAAATTTCATGCAGGAAagattaagaaatataaattatttcacttgCAGTATAGAGTTTAGAATTATAAAGCCCCCACCAGAGTGATTTAAATACTtattacatgttaaaaaaaacttaGATTCTGCTTTTGTGATTCTGAAATCAAGTAAACAAGATAAATAATGATGTTAGTGTTATGAATTGATATGTATTTGTAACAATATTGTTAGTAGCAGCTTTCTTCTTAGTAGTGACTAGCAGTGGGCATACATACATTgcatattatctttgttttttgtaatgaaaataaaaagcagacttTTCCAAAATAAGTTGTCAAAACCAATGAGAGTAGTCAGTGCCGGCAGAAATCAGACTAAATATTTTAGAACCTGAAaccatttttctctgtttttcctgtAAGTGGCTGTATTCATTTGTCTAGAAGATCATTAGGCTTTATTTTCTAACCGTTGTCTCCTTTATCTGATGacgtgtcttttttcttttctaagcaaTTATTCCATGGCACTCCTGTGACAATTGAGAATTTCTTAAGTTGGAAGGCCAAGTTTGATGCAGaactcttggaaattaaaaagaaacgaATGAAAGAAGAAGAgcaagcaggaaaaaataaattaagtggtATGACCCCCTGCCGCCATATCTTGTTCTCTTTAGCCTTCTTGAATTCTCTTATAGCAAGAGGGTCACTAGGACAGGACCTTAGGAGGAAATAACGTAGGCATTTAGgactgaaagagaaaacattcaCCCTGTATGATGTTTCTTCACACGTGATTATAACCGATTTTGGGGGCTTAGCCTTCATCTACATATAGTGGGTAGATCTTGAGATATAACTTCCACGGCTTTTAGGATCACAAGCCCCTTAAGAACGGTAAAATCAAACCCGTTTGTTTTCCTTGGATTCCGAGGAAGACTAGATTTTTCACTTGTTCCATTTTCATGTAAATACATTTTGTATACCGCTTAGCTACTTAGTGAGTTCAGACATTTATTGATATTCacagaaaaacaggttttcagacttgttttcttaaattattatacCTTTTAAAGGGCTATCGAGAAGATGGAGGAAGATTGTGCTATTTGATTGaagtatctttatttcttttagggcGACAGCTATTTGAAACAGATCATAATCTTGACACATCTGATATCCAGTTCTTGGAAGATGGTAAGATAATATTAGAATTCCACATGTACATAAtgtgttgcttttaatattaaCCAATGAAAATCAGAGTGGTAACTTAATGTAAATTTTTCCTCTCAAAGctgtaaagaaatacattttgaagaataaattctAATGTTTGATCAATTTATATGTTAAACTAtagcaatgtatttttttaaagttttatgataACTTGAGCAACATCAGAGATTACAATAGATAAACAATATGGTCACATTAGCCTCTAATAACTGGTAAACCAGATCAGTATGACTCGAGTGGCCTGTTTTCCTCAAATTTCTATTATCACAGATCTGTGGAAACTGTACTCCATGATCTGTCATGGAGCTATATAAAAACCTCAAACCTGGAGCTCCCAGCATGCTCTCTAACcaaaaatcttacatttttttcataccaCTCTCAGTATCTTTGGAACGTCTTGTCCCATaagctttccttctgttttttatCCTAACCCTTACCCTCATTCAGTCTTCATCCATTCCTTATCCATCcgtccacaaatatttattgcacccATACTTACTATAAGCCAGGCATCATCCTGGCTGCTGAGGATACACCAGAGAACAAATTAGGGAAatccttgccctcatggagcaCAGGGCTTTTGTGTATTTCTTAGACTTAGCTCCATACTCAGTCACCCCTCTGGTCGCTCTCTCGAGTCTGTGCTGCGTTATCCTCTGTTGTGCCTGTCATGCCAGCTGGGCCATCTGGCCTTTCAACCGTGTTTCTGGACTGCCTTCTGGAGAAGGTTAAGAATCACTTGTCTGCTGCTAAGACATGCTTCTTACCCTGAGTTGGGCTcttactgacatttttttttttttaatatcttattgCATTCTAAAATTTTTAGTCTTAACAGACAAATAagatccaaaacaaaaaaatgaggttATCCTTATCTATCCTCACTCTCATTTTAGgagctttctgttttgttgagaAATTCCAGATCCAGAAAGCTTAGTCTCATcctttcttgaattttaaaagttttcctttctttactcatttttaactcttttccCCTTCTAATGGATCAAATATCTCCTTACATTCCAATAACTTAGCAAAAGCTCTCTGTTGATTATGCCTCTGAAATGCCTTTTCAGCTCTTTCCTCCTGatttgaaagttttattatttGTCAACTGGACTTTAGTAGTAGctttataaattatttccctGCTTCAGTCTCTTCCTCTTAGTGCTCTTACCTACCTTACAGTCATCACCTCTGAGGTGGTGTTTCTAAACCCGTGTTTAATCATGTCATTTCTCTCCTTAAAATCCTCTGATGGTTCTCTGCTGTGTAGAGGTTGACCTACACAGCCCTTCAATCTAGCCTTCATTTGTATTCTCTCCAGATGTTTTTCCTCAAGAATCTTGTGTTCCAGTTAGAGATATCCAAGGTCTTcacttttttctctgcctttgtaTAACCTTCCCCCGGCTCCTTTGAATTACTTCCCCTGgctcctttttcttcttggtgGAGTCACATTTATTGTGAAAATATTTCAGACGTCATCTGCTCTCTGAAGGCTTCACCACTTCTCCCAGGCCAAGCCAGCTATTTGTCATGGATTTAGCCAATTGGATTTTATTACTGAACTGCCCTTAGGCATGAAGCAAGACTCCTGCTCACTGAGTTAAATATCATTGAGTAGAgtctgagagagaaagaaggtgaaCAATTTTTGGTGATTTAAGAGTACTCTGGTGTCCTAGTTTTGTGAACTACAGACACGCAGGGATACAGATGCTACATGCAAAGCCTGGGTATTGCTTCTTATAGAGCTTAGACATTTTGAATCTTGGAAAGGCATACCATTGGTTGGTTAGAGGGCAACTGGGTGAGAGTGGTGCCCAAGTTAAATTTGTCAATTAATTATAAGTATAGTCGAGCTTGAATGATGTACGTATCTCCAGAGATAAACTCCTGGTTCAGGGCTCACGGTCCATGATAATCAGCTTTGTATGACTCTTCAACTTCTAACATGCCAGATCATAAGCAATTCATTCTAGAAAGGCTTTTTTAACAGTTGGATTTTTTAGACTATGTACTGGAAGCCTGAAGTTGCTCTTAAAATAATGCGAGTGTCTGCTGACCAATATAGATCATCAATAGTATGATTTGTAGTGGTAGTTTAGGATTTGTCACTTGCACCTCAGATGCCTGTTTAGAAGTTCCTGGTGCTGCTAATATGttgtgtcttttatttctgagtaTAAGACTGAAGATGGAGTCTTTTGTCATTTGCAGCTGGAAACAATGTGGAGGTAGATGAGTCTTTGTTCCAGGAAATGGATGACTTGGAGCTGGAGGATGATGAGGATGATCCAGACTACAATCCTGCTGACCCGGAGAGCGACTTGACCGATTAATGGACTGTCCCCTTCTGCAGAGAGGCTTGACTGCCACAGCATCTGTGGCTATGCTGAGAGGGTGTtgatgttcctttcttttttctaagaaaaaataattttcaggagAATATTCTTCTGATAGCTTTCATCATTGAACTTAATAAACTGatcttaaaatttcaaatattaataaaatgtttaattcctCTTACTGGTGGGAGGAAGGtcacatctttaaaattatttagtgtTGGAGAGAGATCCTACCTGTAACACCAAGACTGGAAGACCGGCTGCTGCTATATGCAGGTGTGGGCTTATACACAAAGAACTGGAATAACTTGGAATTTCTATGCTGGAGAAAGTGGTGGCTTTTGGATTCTAAGGGTTGCCATTCATATAAAGTATTAGAAGACCGATATGAACATAGCATGAAACCTTCTGAAATCTGGCCTTAGTGCATGATAAATTTAAGTCCATGTTATTTATAATCAGGAAGAAATGGACTTCGGTCCTGTAGTACATTTGAATCAGAATCACCTGTGGAGTTATTAAAAAGTGTGCACTTCTATGCCTTTCTCAGTTGAGGGTAATAAACACTGAGCCTCAGTCTGATAAAACAGTGAAAGCTCATGCCAGTGATACAGGTTATTATGATGTACTCTCCTCATTAGGAACCAGGgtcctacaggagttcctgctgtggtgcaatgggattggcagcatcttgggagcactaggacacaggttcaatccccagcccaacacagtgggttaaggatctggcattgctgtagctatggcataggttgcaactgtggcttgattggagatccctggtctgggaactccatatgctgtggagaggctgaaaaagaaaacagaagccacTGTCCTATATCTAGCAAGTCTATCAGCTGTAATGTTCTCGACTTTTCTAATTAACCAGCTTAAAGTACTCTGAAGTCATGGGATTATACACTGCGAGAGAGTGTACATCCACATCCATGCATGTATAAGATCTTCATAATAATTTGGAATGACTGACCAGGTAGTCATTTGGGCACCAGGTAGGAGGGCAGGCTTCACCACGTTACCAGTCAGTTTAGTTGTGGAAGATCAAATTTTAATTCCAGTAGGAAATCACCTGTGCTATTGCAAATAGCTGCCTCCATTCACAAATGCATATACTGTATACTCGCAAACACAGCTATCTCAAGCCCATGTTACTGTTGGAGTCAGACCTcatgattaaaatgaaattaacacaAAACTATCATTGAAGAATTTAATACTTCTGACCTGCTTGCCTTGATCccaaacaacaaaaaggaatagCAGTGATCAGTATTTCTATGCAGAGTCCAAGGCTTTGTCAAGTGAGATTTTGCTTTTCCTAAGGAGAAGTGCTTTCTGCAGTTGATCAGCAGTTGCATAAAAACTTGAAAGAGTGAATGTATCAAGTAAGGTTAAAGAAAAGCAGGGGTGAGCAATGTAGTGCTGAGATCAATGAAGAGCTGACCTTGAAGGATAAGAATGATTCTGCTTGCCTCTCACATGATGTTTTAGAGTCTAAATTTTATACGTTTTCTGCAGGTATTGAATCCACCTATGTTATTTCACAATATAGGCAGAAACTAATGAAGTGGAAATGAAGACAACTTGGTTAGTTCTAATGATGCTCCCAAATATTCCTATCCAGAGTAAAAATTAACTTTACTGTTGGCTTCATATTCTGGGAATTAACCAAAGACTGTTTCTCAAACTAGGGCACATGTAATTTCAAGATGTGTAACAGCATGACTGGTGGTATTTGAAGCAGTAATTGGTCCATCTTGAATTATAAGCTTTGCTCTTGGATTCAGGgaaaattttgttttggtttttctacTTGTGCTAAGTTGTATACAGTATTATtaggttaaaaacaaacacaaatatttgTATTCATTACTGTATCCTTGGAACAATGGCAGTGAGTAGGCACCttattgttgaatgaattatgGAATAGAATGCAAAATGCTTATGCATCGTAAAGGTAAATTACAGGAGTTCAAGGAAATGTTCTATTTGCCATCTGTTGCTTTGAATAGTGCCTTTTAAGATTCAGCTTTGCTTCACATCCTTCTGCCAGCAAGGATTCCTTAGGGAACAAGTGGATAGATGCTAATCTAAGGCAATACATCTGAAAGGTTACATGAACTTTGCCTAGTTGAGATAAAACTAAGAGAGATAACATCTCTTATCAATGATAAGGATGACTGTGCCATCACAAACTCCAAAGAAAATGTACCAAGAAGTAGACAGAGGCATTCTTCTATTCCAGAAGAAAGGAGATTATGGGTTTTCAATATTTATGTTCTGTTAGGAAGGGgcaaacagaaaataagtatggacttcccgtgtggctcacaacataactactcggcgttgcttctacagtggctgtggctccacccctggcttgggaacttccatgtgccccaggtgcggcaaaaaaaaaaaaaaaaaaaaaaaaaaaaaaagagtaaactacTGCGCAAGTAGCTCACAGTGTTTGCCTTTCAGAGAACATACACAACAGGCAAAAAGGTAGGCACTGTATGATTATAGGTCACAAACGTCAAGAACTGTAGGGAGTAATTTTAGAGTAATTTTAAAGTGACAAGGAAAATTTTCCACAAATGACACTTGAAGTGTGAGTTTATGTAAATGTGAATGACACTAGCTCACTTGCTGCTTTAGGACCTGTTTCAGGGTAACGGATGACAATATGCTGCCAAAGTGTATACTGTGAAGTTACAGGTTTCTATTTTATGTCACCTTTGTTGGGCAAACATCAAAGGGTTTGGAGAGAAAGAGGGTGAGTTGGGTTCCAAATGCCCTAAATCCCCTCCATTAATAAAAGACGGGAAAGTGCTGGTGAAATTTCAAGGATATTGGAAAGGGTTATCAAATCAAAAATTTAACAGTGGTTTGCAGGGCTATGATGTCAcctgaattaaaaggaaaatcagtCCTTATTTAAAATTTGGATAATTCATTTATTGTGGATTTtacattaacttttattttaaatatggcattaaaatattatttatcctaGTTACTGAATTTTACCCATCTCCTTAGATTTTGCACCTGAGGTAGATGCCTCACTCACCTTACCATCACCCTTGGTGTTTCAGAAAGTTTCTCAGGGTTCCATTACCTCCATCCCCAAGGACGTTAGAATgaccagaaaaagaaactgtgtGGAGCTTTCAGGCAAATGGGCCTCTGCATAAATCAAAGTGCTCAGTGGATAAACAAAACGAAGCCATATTACTGTAGCCACAGATTGTTACAGTAATTAATGATGTGAAATTACTCACGTGGGCTGCTGCCACAGGCTCAGGAGGTTAAAAAGTAagtcattgggagttcccattgtggctcagcagattaagaacccaacatagtgtctgtaaggatgtgtgtttgatccctggcctcgctcagtgggttaaggatccagtgttgctgcaagctatggcataggttgcagatgtggcttagatctggtgttgctatggctgtggtgtagggtggcagctgcagctccaatttgacccctggcctgggaacctccatatgctgcaggtgcagctgtaaaaagaaaacaaaacaaaaagtaggtTGTTGACTTTAATCTTACCAGTCCAGACTTACTTAAATGTGACATAATCATTAAATGAGTGTGAATGATTCAATACTCCAGATTTGCTGGTATCTTTAATAGGTTGATTTTGTGGCACTCCGTAAGTATGCATCTAGAATATTTTTCTCCTATACTTTTGAGATAAAGTTAAAAAACTTAACGATACTAATTTGAATGTATTGCTGGACATTTAAATTTTGTGTTGAAGGTATCAGAGTGATCCACCTCTATGGAAGTGTCTttctgcatacacacacacatatatatacacacacatatatataaatttttttttacaaaaacaatTGGTTGAGATTTCTCTTTGTCATTGGTGCTCAATTGATAATAAGCCAAGCACACTTTGAGCCAGCCCCTTGGAGCTTgagcacaaaaggaaaaaagtaaggaTTCAATATTTAATACTTAATAGTTCACCACTGAAATTGGATACGATGGCTTAGCATAAAAATATCAGATAGTTCTGGTGAAAAAAGGATGTGGATTGGAATAATGGACTCTTCTAATGGAGGGagcttaaaaaattaacataaccTCTGACCCtcaatttttctcatctgtaagggGAGTTTAGAAAGTTCCTTAACAtgaagaagttatttttaaaatggaaattaacaaACACGATCAAAGCTGGTCAGTGAACAGTGAACTTCTACCCAGGACTTTGTCTACAAATCTCTACCCCTTTTCCCACTGCACCTTATCCTATCTGTCCTACTCaatcaaatgataatgaagacgcCTACGGCTATGAAGTGAAGATTTGCATTCCCTGAAATCCAAATGTTGGCATTTtaacccccaaggtgatggtattaggaagtaGGGCCTTTCAGAGGTGATAGATGAGATCGGTACCTTTATAAGCAGAGTCCTTGTAGGCTCCCTTGAGACTTCTGCCACGTCAGCTTACAGTAAGAAGACTGCCAAGGAAGCAGATTCTCACTAGACACAAATCTGCTGGTGTCAtaaccttggacttcccagcttccatATCCGTAAGAGATGAATTTCTATTGTTTGTAAGCCACCCAGAACACGGTTTTTTGTTAGAACTGCCTGAATTAAACTAAGGCAAATACTCCTCCATCCATCTTCCTTCTGCcgttatttcattaaaaaaaaaaaaaaaaaaaaaaaaagaatccaaggaaaaaacaaaagattatttGCAGTGTTGGTGGCACCTCCTTTAGCTACAGCTGTGCAAATGTTGTCCTGTGTTTGCATCTGTAGCAGCAGCACTGCCTAAAGTGAAGAGCTTTGCAGGGCTGGAACATCCCAGCTCCTTAGCTTCCTGTCTGTGATCAGCTATGGATTTTGTTGCTCTGCCCAGCCTTGCTTCCTTCACTTCCTCTCAGGTATTGTTTCTGAGACCACTTCCCAGCCTGCATGCACATCTCAGTCTGTTTCCTGGAAGGACCCAACCTAAAACATCTTCCAATATAATTTAAGTGAAATTAGCATGGTGACCCAAGGACAGAGCAGTGATAGAGCTGAACCACCTGAGAGCAGAGACTGCTGGGATGGTCCTGTGACCAGTGCCCTTAGCTGCTCACAGACCCTAAGTGCTACTAGTGAAATGATTCTGGGAGGGTGTTGTTAAGGTGTGGGAGCATTTGGGGCTGTCACATTATATTAGGGTGGGGAGAAGCCAGAGACACTAGACATATTCTGGTGGGATGACCATCTGACAGTGTGAAAATCTGTTCTGAATCCTGCACACATTTCTCACATTCCTCTGGACATTCATGGCTGTGAAAAACCCAACTACCTTAATGTTGAACTAATTCCAGTTGCATATGAACCCAATGTTTGTTTTGCACTATTTTAATAATCCCAGAATGCTGTTATCATGCAAATTGTATGATACTTTGTTGTTTggagaaatttataaaaaatgttgcgacgttaaaaaaaataacattgcaGATAACACTGCCTCACATTATACATGAATTACCTAGGCAATGTCTTTATTGCATTCTCATGAGAGTTGTTGCATTTATGGTGAGTCTGCTTATGGGTGAAATGATGGGTCTACTTTGTGGTGTCTTACAATGCAGTGATACCTGAGTATTTCATGtgtaaatacatattatttttattttgtaactttatattttttctttataatcagGGCAttatattggtttattttttcaaaatttcatatGTAGTTAGGTCATGTTGTCCATGGATTTTATCTTAGGAAAGTAAAGGAattacatctaaaaaataaaaaggaaattacaacAATATACTCTACACTCACTAGAAtgtctgaaaatttaaaaagaccaacAATCTGAATGTTGGTGTAGATGTGCAGTAACTGAAATTTGTTCACACTG
The Sus scrofa isolate TJ Tabasco breed Duroc chromosome 1, Sscrofa11.1, whole genome shotgun sequence DNA segment above includes these coding regions:
- the RWDD1 gene encoding RWD domain-containing protein 1 isoform X1, yielding MTDYGEEQRNELEALESIYPDSFTVLSENPPSFTITVTSEAGENDETVQTTLKFTYSEKYPDEAPLYEIFSQLNLEDNDVSDILKLLALQAEENLGMVMIFTLVTAVQEKLNEIVDQIKTRREEEKKQKEKEAEEAEKQLFHGTPVTIENFLSWKAKFDAELLEIKKKRMKEEEQAGKNKLSGRQLFETDHNLDTSDIQFLEDAGNNVEVDESLFQEMDDLELEDDEDDPDYNPADPESDLTD
- the RWDD1 gene encoding RWD domain-containing protein 1 isoform X2; protein product: MVMIFTLVTAVQEKLNEIVDQIKTRREEEKKQKEKEAEEAEKQLFHGTPVTIENFLSWKAKFDAELLEIKKKRMKEEEQAGKNKLSGRQLFETDHNLDTSDIQFLEDAGNNVEVDESLFQEMDDLELEDDEDDPDYNPADPESDLTD